The segment GCAGTCAACATGAAAAAAATGTTTCAAACGTATAATTAAGCAAATAAAGAAATCTATTCTATAGAAGGGTAAAAAAATGTCGCAAAAACCAAAACTCAGTATATTAACCATAGATTACGGTACAGGCGGTACAGAACGATTTATAAGTTTGCTCCTACCCGAACTCATTGCTGATTTTGAGGTGACTTTAGTTATTTTTTATAACTATGTGGACTATGAGATACCCAAAGAAGTCAATCTTATCATTTTAAAGCCTAATACCAAAAAGAAAAAGTCCTATCTGTTCAAGATTAAAAATTTTGCCTCTTTATTTTTTAAATATCGAAAATTCATTCAAACCGAACAGATAGACATATCATTCGCACTGTTACCTATTCCTAACATTATAAATAGTCTCATTCATATGAGTTTAAAAAATGTGCGAACGGTGATTAGTGAGCGCTGTTATCCGTCACTCATGTATCAGGGAATGCAACTCAAATTGGCGACATTAGTTTTCCCCATTTTTTATAATAAAAACGATGCCTTGTTTTCTAATTCTGAACATATCAACGCAGATTTAAAATCTAATTTTGGAGTTAAAATTCCGATGAACGTCATTTATAATCCCATTGATACGGATGATACATTAAAAGTTCATTCTAATGTTAAAAGTCAAATAGCACCATTAAAATTGGTTAGTACGGGCAGAATGTATAGTGCTAAAAACCAAAAATTGATACTTGAAGCTATAGGCTTATTAGATATTGGCGCTTTTGATTTGACCATCTTTGGAATAGGGCAATTGAGTG is part of the Formosa sp. Hel1_31_208 genome and harbors:
- a CDS encoding glycosyltransferase, yielding MSQKPKLSILTIDYGTGGTERFISLLLPELIADFEVTLVIFYNYVDYEIPKEVNLIILKPNTKKKKSYLFKIKNFASLFFKYRKFIQTEQIDISFALLPIPNIINSLIHMSLKNVRTVISERCYPSLMYQGMQLKLATLVFPIFYNKNDALFSNSEHINADLKSNFGVKIPMNVIYNPIDTDDTLKVHSNVKSQIAPLKLVSTGRMYSAKNQKLILEAIGLLDIGAFDLTIFGIGQLSDTLTSQAKALHLEPYFHQPGKVSDIKDRLIQYDCFILSSNTEGFPNVLLEALSVGLPVISTNCLSGPLEMLNDNEPIEIIMGTFFKAKYGILVNVNDALGLSKAIQYYSDHPDERQKYSKLAFERAKSYNMYKIYNQVRDLLMN